A single region of the Thermodesulfatator indicus DSM 15286 genome encodes:
- a CDS encoding RsbRD N-terminal domain-containing protein: protein MDKLKELINENRADIETRWYELILETYPPEAAAFFRKNKDQFDNPVGAKISAGVIGILEELAGKGDEKRIAECIDEIIRLRAVQEFTPSQAVKVFPLLKRAIREVLEDELEDKGLLQEFLKLEEQIDEITLKGFEIYQQCRERLYHLKVEEWKSRMYMLLRRAKMIYDEREGSLPPQ, encoded by the coding sequence ATGGACAAGCTCAAGGAACTTATCAACGAAAATAGAGCAGATATAGAGACCAGGTGGTACGAATTAATACTTGAAACTTATCCACCAGAGGCAGCGGCTTTTTTCCGTAAAAACAAAGACCAGTTCGACAATCCTGTTGGTGCTAAAATTAGTGCTGGTGTTATAGGTATTTTGGAAGAGCTAGCTGGTAAAGGTGATGAAAAACGCATTGCGGAATGTATTGACGAAATAATAAGATTAAGGGCAGTCCAAGAATTTACCCCGTCTCAAGCTGTAAAAGTTTTCCCCTTGCTCAAGCGGGCAATAAGAGAAGTCCTTGAAGACGAATTAGAAGATAAAGGCCTTTTACAAGAGTTTTTGAAACTTGAAGAACAAATAGACGAGATAACCTTGAAAGGTTTTGAAATATACCAGCAATGTAGGGAAAGATTGTATCATTTAAAGGTTGAAGAATGGAAGAGTCGTATGTATATGCTGCTAAGAAGGGCCAAGATGATTTATGACGAAAGAGAAGGAAGTTTGCCTCCGCAATAA
- the dsrM gene encoding sulfate reduction electron transfer complex DsrMKJOP subunit DsrM — protein MGAVFALLIALGLVVFVWLGAGVIGFKALFAVVIPYAAFLVFLGGIIYRIVEWAKVPVPFRIVTTCGQQKSLKWVKRSRLESPFNNFEVAIRMALEVFAFRSLFRNLKAELKGPNLLYGSSKWLWLGAIAFHYCFLIILIRHLRFFTYPVPGFIGIIEQVDAFLHIGLPFFYITDGVILVALTYLLLRRLSDPKLRYISLGSDFMPLFLILGLVISGILMRYFFRVDLFQVKEFTMGLVHFSPKVPDVGVIFYIHLTFLCALMAYFPFSKLVHMAGVFFSPTRNLANNSRAKRHEPAPWWQKPKFKTYCEWQEEFKEQLEQSGQPIDEDCYKKKEA, from the coding sequence ATGGGTGCTGTATTCGCATTACTTATCGCTTTAGGTTTAGTTGTCTTTGTTTGGCTTGGGGCTGGGGTTATTGGTTTTAAAGCTTTGTTCGCGGTGGTAATTCCTTACGCGGCGTTTTTGGTCTTTCTTGGGGGAATAATTTATAGGATTGTTGAGTGGGCTAAAGTGCCTGTGCCGTTTAGGATTGTTACCACCTGTGGTCAGCAAAAGTCTCTTAAGTGGGTCAAGCGCAGTCGTCTTGAGTCTCCGTTCAATAATTTTGAAGTAGCTATTAGAATGGCTTTGGAAGTCTTTGCCTTTCGTTCTCTTTTTAGGAACCTTAAGGCGGAGCTTAAGGGACCAAATCTTCTTTATGGTTCTAGTAAATGGCTTTGGCTGGGGGCGATAGCTTTTCATTATTGTTTTCTTATTATTTTGATTCGCCATCTGCGTTTCTTTACTTACCCTGTCCCTGGATTTATAGGAATTATCGAACAGGTTGACGCTTTTCTTCACATAGGTCTTCCTTTCTTCTACATTACAGACGGAGTCATTTTGGTGGCCTTGACATATCTCCTTTTACGTCGCTTGTCAGATCCGAAGCTTCGCTACATTTCTTTAGGCTCTGATTTTATGCCTCTTTTTCTTATATTAGGACTGGTTATTTCGGGTATCCTTATGCGTTACTTCTTTAGGGTGGATCTCTTTCAAGTTAAAGAATTCACCATGGGTCTTGTTCACTTCAGCCCGAAGGTACCAGATGTAGGAGTAATTTTTTACATACACCTTACTTTCTTGTGTGCCTTGATGGCTTATTTCCCCTTTAGCAAACTAGTCCATATGGCGGGTGTTTTCTTTAGTCCTACAAGAAACTTGGCCAATAACAGCCGCGCTAAGCGTCATGAGCCGGCGCCTTGGTGGCAGAAGCCCAAATTTAAAACTTATTGTGAATGGCAGGAAGAGTTTAAGGAACAGCTTGAGCAGTCTGGTCAGCCTATAGATGAAGATTGTTATAAGAAGAAAGAAGCTTAA